The sequence GAACAGGACGGGGCTGGTGGCCAGGACCCATCCGGCAGCActgccccagccccacggggCTCAGCCCGCTCCGTGCCGAGGCTGGAGGCGAGTGAGCGGCTTCCCACGGCCGCACGCCCGGCTCTCACCCCGGCGTGGGCTCCGGCGAGCCCCAGGGTCCGGCCAAGCCGCGGCTCGCGAGGTGCAGCAGCCTCAGGGACAGCCTGTTCCCAGCCACACGGCCCCAGGGATTTGTCCCTTTCCCACGATGGCGCGGGACAGCCCGTCCCGGGGAACTTTCTGCAGTTTCCTTCCTTGCAGGGTCTGTGGGGAAAACAGGAGAGAGTGGAGGCTCCGCTCCCGAGCATCACGTCCCAGGGGCAGGCTGGTCTCTGTGAGCGCAGCTTGTCCATATGGGCAGGAGGCGGCTGCCTGCCCGTGGCCAGCACTTCTGCAGGCACAAGGGACCAAGGACGGTCCCCTCAGCTGGCCAGGGCCAGCTCAGCACTAGACATACTGCTTTTTGGAGGCTGAGCTCCCTGGCCGGCTGCACAGCTTCTCCTCTGGGGTGGGGGCATCGGGACCCTTGGGGGTGTAggggttggacagggctctgctgctgccaaCCAGTGCGAGGTTCTCCTCGTTGTGGAGGTTGGCCCAGTTCTGCTCGCTGGAGAGCTTGTTGTAGGCCTGGTAGGATGTTGTGTGGCTCTCGGCCATGGGCAGGAAGGGGTAGTGCTTGGGCACGTAGGGACCTGAGGCCATGTCATTGGCAAAGGTGTCCGGGCTCGGGCCAGCTGGCACCGGCACCTTCTTGACGTTGTTGAGCAGGTTCTTGCAGCAGAGGTGGAAAAGCTCCAGGAGGTTCAGGACTAAGGAGACCAGCCCCATCACCagcatgaagatgatgaagatgctCTTCTCAGTGGGGCGGGAGATGAAGCAGTCCACCTGATGGGGACAGGGGTCCCTCTTGCACACGTAGCGGGGCACCATGGAGAAACCGTACAGGTACCACTGGCCAACGAGGAAGCCAGCCTCAAAGACACTCTTGCAGATCACACTGATGATGTACGTCCACATCAGTGCCCCTCGGATCTTGAGCCGCCCATCCTCAGTCACATAGATCTTGGACATCTTCTTCTCCACGGCTGCCAGGGCCTGCTCGATCTTCGGGTCCTTGCTTTGGATAGCCCGAAGCTCGCTCTCCTGTTGcttcagcttctcctccttcCGGGAGAGATAGACAACGTGGCCGAGGTAAATCAGGGTTGGGGTACTGACAAAGAGGAACTGGAGCACCCAGTAGCGGATGTGGGAGATGGGGAAAGCTTTGTCATAGCAGACATTGGTGCAGCCCGGCTGCTTGGTGTTGCACACAAAATCCGACTGCTCGTCCCCCCAGACGGACTCCCCAGCCAAGCCCAGGATGAGGATGCGGAAGATGAAGAGCACGGTGAGCCAGATCTTCCCGATCACAGTCGAGTGCTCCTGGACCTGGTCCAGAAGTTTCTCTAGGAAACCCCAGTCGCCCATCTTCTAGGGAAGATGCCTCTGCCAGcagagagaagaggggagagg is a genomic window of Patagioenas fasciata isolate bPatFas1 chromosome 25, bPatFas1.hap1, whole genome shotgun sequence containing:
- the GJA4 gene encoding gap junction alpha-4 protein: MGDWGFLEKLLDQVQEHSTVIGKIWLTVLFIFRILILGLAGESVWGDEQSDFVCNTKQPGCTNVCYDKAFPISHIRYWVLQFLFVSTPTLIYLGHVVYLSRKEEKLKQQESELRAIQSKDPKIEQALAAVEKKMSKIYVTEDGRLKIRGALMWTYIISVICKSVFEAGFLVGQWYLYGFSMVPRYVCKRDPCPHQVDCFISRPTEKSIFIIFMLVMGLVSLVLNLLELFHLCCKNLLNNVKKVPVPAGPSPDTFANDMASGPYVPKHYPFLPMAESHTTSYQAYNKLSSEQNWANLHNEENLALVGSSRALSNPYTPKGPDAPTPEEKLCSRPGSSASKKQYV